The stretch of DNA TAGTCTGAACAAAACTAAGAACGAGGTGATGCGCCAGCAACAACACGGTGAGAGGGATGGAGTAACTTCCCAACCTGCGACTTGGTGAGCTCTATTACATCCTGCAAGCTAACCTACAAAATGCACAAAAAGATAATCAGAGCATCTAGCATCTCTTCCTCTTTTTGCCTGAGATCTGTGCTGCAGCAACAACGAACATTGACAATGTGCATATGCTAATATCTCCATGCTAATATGAAAACCTAACTTTTGTCTGATTATAAAATGCAAATTTGACAGTTTCTCGCTGCCTCCACAATAAGCTAAACAGAGGCCTAGTTCTGTATACAAAAAGGCTGCATCGACAACAATATTGACAGCAGTCTTGCTAAAAGATAAAATAGTATTATTTAAGTTGGTAAACAGAACTTGATAATGTATTAATACTGAACTACGCAAAGCATACATTTACATATGCATAATAGCGTGAAAACCTGTTACAATTCTTTTGTCCGCGAATCGATTTCAGTGACTCGACCTATTTTTCTCACACGCAACATAAACAGGAAGTGAAAAGACAATGACATGAAGTTTGTGTTTATTCCtgacaatttataactactctATATTACAGAAGTGCTACACTGCTGAACTCTAGGCAAAAACTTATATTGCTCAATAACTTAACTCAATATTGCTGAGAAggataatctatatatacataaatctcaaagtctttCATTCGgtctttccagctatagctattaaatttagTAATGAATGATCCACATCATGcgggatttgatctcagaacctcctgtTCACCAGGCGATAaattaaccaattaagctatgcGAGATGCAGCGGATTCATTAGGCAATATGAACAATAtcttggttaaaatacgcatagaaCTCTGCATAATACGATGTCACCAACGCTTGCTCtcactgctcttattagtaagtttagcaatacggatagcagcttacttgctattagcctggcacattagaaatgtgccaggctaatagcaagtggcaagcaactacattacctgccactgtttacaaGCTGTTTTTGACACCCATGCAATGCCTGGCATTAAGCTGGTATATACTAATACGAAAATGCATATGAATATAGCATGCAGGTTagaccaacaaaatatttaaatgagGCAAAATTTAGAAGCAATAAAGATAGTAGCAGCAATAGTACTAGAGTAATAGTAGTgatagtactagtagtaatggTAGAAGTAGCATTAGTAGCGCTAATAGTACTTATTGTAGTACTATTTGTAGTACAAGTAATGGAAATACAAATACTagcagcagtaatagtagtgaTAGTGTTACAGCAACAGGGATAATAGTAGTTGTTGTACTGCTAGTGATAGTACTAGTAGCTGCTGTTattgtacagtcataccttgacttAGGATCACCTCAATATATGAATTTTTCGACATACAACATAATGCTTGAAAAAATGATTATCTGAACATACATTTTCTACATACGACAGCACGAATTTCTGGAGACAATGCAATtccaaatgaaaacaaaaaataaaaataaatgtgaaaataGTAAATAAGATATTATTTAAGCTTATTTGTACAACATCTAGTTTAGACTAGAGCAAATTTGCATGAATTACTCAGTCAAAGAGCTCACGCATCCCTGAGCCAACACTTTGTTCCCGTTTCTCTAAGTAACAAGAACAGACTTGTTACTAATTACTGCTTTATCAGctcaatttttaaatataatttagctttttaaattttgttttagttttgcCAAATGCATTTGTTTAAAAGCTAGAAGCTTCTCTATGTGTTTCTTCATATCTTTTACCTTGTCTATAGGATGCTATTGGATTTCAGGTGCATAGGAGCACTGTTCCCTCTAAGCATGGTTTGTGAGCAAAATATCTGAGCTGCgcaaaaagtaaaaatctaTCCAgtattgaaaataaaacaaaaacacatAGTTTATTCGGTATTATGCGACATGTGTTTGGCTGTTCCAGGTTGTTATTTGATGCGATTCGCTCACACATTTGCATCACGACGTTGTTCAATGGCTGCTGCACCTGCGTGTTCCTGATGCTGCAAGCAGAGAGGGATGTTTACTGTGGAGGCTGCGCGATCTGAGGCAAGGTGTTCTTCACCCATCATGATAATGGCAAAACGAACGGGTACATCCAGTCACTAAGTAAAGAAGAAATGTGGTTCGTTTAAGATGGAATGGGCGGAAGACAAACCAgtgaaattttttctttttcgaGCGAGAAAGGTCTACTCTGTAAAATGTGTTGTGAGGTTAAGTAGCAAGCGAGTTTCTGGAAGATAAGGCGTGGAGCGAATGGAAACTGGACTACCTCAAGCGTCACATTCAGCGTAAAAGTCATTTAAACGCAGTAAAAATTGTTCAACGATGCAAGATAGGAATGGAGATCAGCACGTTATTGACAGAGCGTCAAAGACCGAAAGAAGAGAAACGAGCTGTAACTCGTAAACAAATCCAACCCGAAGCAAGTCAAAATTCTCATCAACAATGTTTTACTCGCCATCAAAATGAATGCATCAATGCTGTCGGTACAACTAAATCATGATCACATGGCAAAGTATGTGAATATCCCAGACAGTTGGAGAAGTAAAAGCTAAGCTTTTGAATTTGTGGGTTCAATCGATGCAATAGTACAGGATGAGACGATGTGCAGTATTAAAGATGCACCTTGGCACACCTTTATAGTAGATGAGAGCTCAGACATACCGGTGCACAAAATGCTCATATTGTACATTAATTACAGAGTGAAAAATGGCTTCAATCATAAAACTGTGTTTggtgaaatatgtaaaatagTGTAATTCAATATTTTGCAGGTATTACAACACACGTAATTGTGCAACATGTTAATGTTTTACCTTTTTCTGAAATATTTATCGGCCTAAATCTTTCCGGAGCAAGAGCTACTCAGACGAAGGACCCTTACAATGTGGAAGAAGCAAACAAATGCATCTAAGCACAAAGACACACACGAAAAGAACAAAGTGAAATTTCAGTACTCAGTCACATCTGTGCTTGTCCAGTGTTGTTTACCGAAACATTTGTGTGTATTGATCAGTAACTTCTGTAATATCAGTTAATGTAATAGATCAAATGGTTATGCAAAACTGTGTATGCACTTCCTCTACAGGCAGCGTTACATGAGGGGACTTCCAGACTACAGTTGGTCAATTAAACCCAGTGAAGAGCAGCACTCTCCAAGATCACAGTAGGACACAGTCACATTACAGTTCATGCTTTGCCATAATTTATACAAACCATTGTTAAAACAGCTAAGTTAATATGGTACACCTTTAGTTACATTGCTTTTGAGTTTTTTACCGAAAGTGGACAAACACGCTGAATAAAGAAGTACTTTGATAGACATTATGGTTGTAATATTATTGTCTTGTATAAAACATGCCACTTAATGTACACGATGAATATGATACTGCGTGACCACAATTTGCATGACGCATGTTGCTCACAGTGGTCCATGGGACAGCTCGAGGTGTTTGTATTTGCTCAGACACAAAAAGAACTAGAGGGGACATTATTAACATGTTATTTTGTTCCCAGTTTTTAATGTGTGCAGTACgtatatataattttgatgatttttaccagagaGTGTTTCATCAGATAATTGCTATAGGTGTCTAAACCCCTCTATGTGGCAGTTTTACCTTACGATTCCCACACTGGAATGAATAAAAATCATTTGGCTAGAGTCTagtatacagtggtgtgcaaaatAAATGGACCACcttataaaacttgatcattgctaGCGCTCAGCACTCAAGGTAATGAAATCCTTCATTAAGCTCTTGTTATTGAGTAGAACctatacatagtatacatcAAAGGAAAGCTTAGAATGAGTAGAACCTGATGAAACTAATTTTAGCTTAAAACAACAATGTTAGATAAGTTTTACAGAGAGTCAAAGTTagcaattatttttggcattttcactcattttgaataaaattaaacctctattttatttatgttcaaaCTTAAAGCAGTGATGCTACTCTGATCAAAGACTGTGTGAAACAATCCTCATGTCGTTACGTTTTGCTCAACAGAATAATTTGTCTGTGAAGTTGCTAACTTGCTATAAAAGTGAACTTCTAGCGTTGGTAGATTCATTCAGTCAAATCATTCAGTCATTTTTCCGTCCTCTACCCTTTCTTTCCTGTAAGTCACCTTGCTCACCAAACCGTTTGATGGTGTTACAAACAGTACTTTTAGCAACCTTTACTTTTTTGGCAATCTCCCGCTGTGATTTGCCTTCCTGGTAAAGGTGTACGATGACTGCTCGCTTTGCTTCTGTAAGATGACGAGGCATGATGTCGATGTTTGACTGAACGAATCTACCAACGCTAGAAGTTCACTTTTATAGCAAGTTAGCAACTTCACAGACAAATTATTCTGTTGAGCAAAACGTAACGACATGAGGATTGTTTCACACAGTCTTTGATCTGAGTAGCATCACTGCTTTAAGtttgaacataaataaaatagaggtttaattttattcaaaatgagtgaaaatgccaaaaataattgctAACTTTGACTCTCTGTAAAACTTATCTAACATTGTTGTTTCAAGCTATAATTAGTTTCATCAAGTTCTACTCATTCTAAGCTTTCCTTTgatgtatactatgtatagGTTCTACTCAATAACAAGAGCTTAATGAAGGATTTCATCACCTTGAGTGCTGAGCGCtagcaatgatcaagttttataagGTGGTCCATTTATTTTTCACACCACTGTACATGTATCAGTGTGTCAAATACATCAATGTACTAGTGCATACATACAGAATGTGTCACAGTATACCTTGCATGCATACCAAAGTATAAATAAATGCGCCTACACAacattaaaaccatcaaaagttCGGCCCTTAAAAACGACTGGTAGAGTTATTAAGGGAGAGTTGAAAGCAAAGACTTACTGTTTGCACTGAAGCGTTGTTCCTTATGTAGATCTTTCCATCCTCGGCTTCATGCAGCGGATGCACCTTAGTCTTGGTTCCAACCATTGCAGCATCGAGTTGGTTTGTTGGACACCAGGGGTGGATGATAATCTCAGCAACATAGTCTAAGTAAATTGTGCCCTACCAGCAACAAACCCAGATAGTATAACCACCATCGCAATCTCTTTCTCTTGAGCCTACACAGTAGCGATATGGTCTAGCCATGTCTCTAAGATAAACTAATAAACATTCCACTGagctattattaatataatagttaatattatTGAGGGAACACAAACGGATGGCAATGGAAGGTAGAGAACAGAGCTACACGGAAGTCAGTGATAAAGCCTAAACCACAAGACAGTCATTGTAAAAACGACCGACTGCAAGCGAGAGAAAAAATAATTCAGTTTTTATATAATGGATTTACTTTTTTATTCGTATAAGCAAATACATGAAGTATTTATGATTACTTTGTGGAACGAATTAAACGATTTACAATGTATTCGtataagaatatttgctccaGCATATGAATGTATAAGGCTATAGGCTGAAGCAGATCTCAGAAGAATTAACTTGATATGTAAAGGCCTCCTATATGTTTGAGAATGTATAGGGCTATAGGCTGAAGCAGATCTCAGAAGAATTAACTTGATATGTAAAGGCCTCCTATATGTTTGAGAATGTATAAGGCTATAGGCTGAAGCAGATCTCAGAAGAATTAACTAGATATGTAAAGGCCTCCTGTATGTTTGAGAGCAATGAGCTCTAGTAGAGGAAGGACATAGTTCAAGTTAAAAAAACTACGATATATTTTGTGGGTAATCCGGTGCAAATCACAGTTGGTGCCTCCGAGTATGcagtcaataaaaataaaatcaagctATATTAGCCTTATAACATGAAAATAATCACATAGACTAAGAGATGCCAATAAAGGAGAAAACTCAGGCTCCAGTTGAAATAAAGAGAAGTTTAAAACTAATTTCTAACCATTTTATATCACACGATATATTCATAtctagttattttgtatcaagtgATATTGGTTTAAATGtggaatgactaaaatgtagaGGTTAGCAGGTTCTTTGAATACCAGGCTATGAGATTTAAAAGCAAATCTATGATATGTGAAACAATTGTAAAGAacatttatcttttattttctCATTTGTTTACTTGAAGCTGGTACATGGTTACTTGTATTCATCCAAACCAAAATCTATCGTCATTGTGTGCCTCTGTTAGTCTGGGTAGACGATATGCGCTTCCACAGTTTTTGGCCGATTTCATCTAAAGCTTAGACGCATATGCGCTGCGCCTTCCACCAGGTCAATATTTGGTCAATAAACTAAAtggtttcaaatattttattgaccAGGTGAAAATATATTTCGTTCGTCTGGTTTCAAGCGTACCAACCTCTTAAACAAACACTTGCAGGCTGTCTGATTGAAAATAAATCTCGGGCATCAACTGagattaattttcaaataaattttgccCGGTCACTCACGAGCCGGCTCACTGCTAGTGTTTCATAAATACGATATTTAAATTCATATGCTAGTTATATGAGATGATTCTAGAACGGAAGCGTGTGCCTCCACCTGTCATCGATCATAGTCTCACGACACTCCGCTGCGCTACAACAAACTTCATTCAATCTCTAAGAGTGCAACTTGCAAATAGCTGGGTAAAAACCAAAAGAACTATTCACTTTAACCATATTAAACTGTCACATCCACACTGTATAGAACAGCAGCGTGTATGTGATAATCACCCAAAATATGCTTGTGAATAAATGTTAATGTCTGTGACAATACGCCTGTGACTAAAATAAACAGGCTACAATCCTCTCTGACAGCAACAGCTCAAAAATGAGAAAGGGAAAACAATTCCTTACATTGTTAAAAGCAGCTATGGCATCCTTATCGCACCAGCAAAACTGGTGAGTGCCGATTACATGGCTTCTTTGCCTTTGCTTTGGATCATACTTCTGGctgaaaataatcataaataatCAAACGACTTCTATGATTTCTATGACTTCTAGGCAGAACCCCCTACTAAATGTTCGAGTGAGCATGACTAATGCTAGGCATGCATGCAAACAGTGGACAACTCATCATTGCTTTAGTTTGTTGTAGTAAACAGCGATATGTACTTTATATCTAAACATAGTGGGCATGTGCTACCTGTAAATAGGGCCTGTACTTATCACCTGACAGTGCGCTACCCACTGACTCATACCGCATGCTCCCCAACTAACGGTATGATATATACTGACCCACACCAGGAGCTCACCAACTAACGGTATGATATATACTGACCCACACCAGGAGCTCACCAACTAACGGTATGATATATACTGACCCACACCAGGAGCTCACCAACTAACGGTATGATATATACTGACCCACACCAGGAGCTCACCAACTAACGGTATGATATATACTGACCCACAACAGGAGCTCTCCAACTAGTGGTATGATATATACTGACCCACAACAGGAGCTCTCCAACTAGTGGTATGATATAAACTGACCCACAACAGGAGCTCTCCAACTAGTGGTATGATATATACTGACCCACAACAGGAGCTCTCCAACTAGTGGTATGATATATGCTGACTCAAAGCAGGAGCTTTTTACTTAGTAATATGATATGCACTGACTCACACCAGGAGCTCTTTAACTAGTGGTATGATATGCACTGAATCACACTAGAAGCTCTTTAACTAGTGGTATGagatcatagatatatatacctatgtatgagatatatatatatatatctatagatatatatatatctatagataggtatatataaatctatgtaTGAGATGGACTCATACAGTACACCTATGATATGCTACATGCCAACCTATGCGGCATGCTTACAAACCCAAGGAAGGATAGATATACTTGTATCAAGCAACCACCTACCCTATTAACTGCACATGTTGAAGAGTCTCTGGACTCGGTGCTTCCTCCAAAAGTGGCACAAATTCAAGTTTCCATCTGTAGAAGATGAGAAAACAAGTTGTTAACACTTGTAGAAACAAATTCCCAATAATGTAGATGACAGCCATACCAGGGTAATACATGAATACATCAAGACATGAGGGAACCTCCATATTCTAAAGTTTATCAGTGTAATGTTGAACACTGACAATTTAAATGCCAAAAATGCAATTTAGAGCCTGTGCAGTTGAACAATGAATAATGACGTACAGCAAATGCTCCTACAACATACATAggggaaacagtcccaacatcgacaagtccgaacctagacaagtcccaatctcgacagaggttagtccgaatctagacaaaggttggtccgaacatcgacaaaggctgatgcagttttacaataatttaatcttcaacaaataataaatgtctttttgcagttctatcctcacttcaaaaaataaaaatcaaagatactcactgaagtttagatttcaaataaaacattttgctagcataacagtcaaccatatttatgattgttacgTGTTTTAGCATTtgttctatatttaggttgggctaaatattgttaggcctacataagctggggagtgctgcatcCCTACAAaagctggggagtgctgcaaccctacataagctggggagtgctgcatcCTTACATAAGCTGGGAAGTGCTGCATCcctacataagctggggagtgctgcatcCCTGCATAAGCTGGAGAGTGCTGCATCCCTACATAAACTGGGAAGTGCTGCATCcctacataagctggggagtgcCGCATCCCTACATAAGCTGGGaagtgctgcatcaaatggatcaccagatatttttgtgcaaataaatcttttacatataaatcgctcatttactatgaaaatagtagatggtaaaatagtaaaactgctgtcgagattggaccaaccgttgtcgatatacaaactcgtcgagtttcaaaccagtcgaggttcggactataaacccaTACATAGTCCGTTCTGAGAATGTTTAGGGATTGCACggtatacaaacagtaaaatgcaAGTAAAtggcctaatctgttccaagatctttccaaactcatctCTTTGGTCTCTTAGAATGAAAAACTTGACTCTACATCTTAATTTAATAACCTTCTGATTCAGTAAGTGTGATATTATTGGTTTATCAATGTTTTTTTGCTTTGTTCTTATCACATACACTTGGTTTAGGGTTCATGATTACAGCAATTTTACGTTAAGTTAAGCAGATCTCAAACCTTCAAAGTCAGTTTAAATCAAcgttttttttactattttctctACAGTTAAGTCTATgctacaaaaaagaaaaacaattgtatatgtatcaaatcaaataaaacaaaaatatatgtttactataataagtgggatgtctgtctatctatcagTCCGATGCAAAGGTTAGAGGTCAGGGTTAGAGGTCAGGATAAAAGATGTGTTTCCTCTTCCAAGCGCGGCAAGAgatgaaaatgatatttttaaggctaacaaTGGCactctcattattcaaattgaatttgagaacttgcactgacttgacactttacgttatatggaatttcttatgtaataagaagcaaaaactttatataaattctttacattaactggaattcacattataagaggtttatgttataggaacaTCTACTTTATATTGTCTTAATAATTCATGTGTGATATAACTTAGATGACTTCAATACGCATGATATAACTTAGATGACTTCAATACGCATGATATAACTTAGATGACTTCAATACGCATGAAGCCGTTGAACTAATATGTTGACAATATTGCAGATAATCAATGAAATTGATCAGCATAGTTCTCTGATGCAGCTCAGCCAAGCTGAAAAATTGCCTACACACTAACAAACAAGCCTTCTATGCACCAACTTACTTCTATTGGGGTTGACTGAACTACAAATGTACAACAAAACACTGCCTCAATGAAACTGATTTAGTCAATATAAAACAACGATTTTTTACTAGCATCTTTGATCTAGTGTTTTATGTCCACAAAGACAAAAGATAATATCAAACTATCTTTATCTGCCTTTATCAATTAAACAATAGGGAGAGGAGGCAACACAATGAATATTATTCTTTGACTACCTGTGAGCTGGAACTGCAGGTTTGTAGTGATCCAATGCATCCTGTACTGAGACTCTCATGTGATCCATCTATGACACAAAGACATTGCATTACAAAGGCATAGACTCTCTGTGATCCATCTATGACACAAAGACATTGCATTACAAAGGCATGGATCCTCATGTGATCCATTTATGACACAAAGACATTGCATTACAAAGGCGTAGATCCTCATGTGATCTATTTATGACACAAAGACATTGCATTACAAAGGCATAGAATCTCTGTGATCCATCTATGACACAAAGACATTGCATTACAAAGGCATAGATCCTCATGTGATCTATTTATGACACAAAGACATTGCATTACAAAGGCATAGAATCTCTGTGATCCATCTATGACACAAAGACATTGCATTACAAAGGCATAGATCCTCATGTGATCTATTTATGACACAAAGACATTGCATTACAAAGGCATAGAATCTCTGTGATCCATCTATGACACAAAGACATTGCATTACAAAGGCATAGATCCTCATGTGATCCATTTATGACACAAAGACATTGCATTACAAAGGCATAGATCCTCATGTGATCTATTTATGACACAAAGACATTGCATTACAAAGGCATAGAATCTCTGTGATCCATCTATGACACAAAGACATTGCATTACAAAGGCATAGATCCTCATGTGATCCATTTATGACACAAAGACATTGCATTACAAAGGCATAGATCCTCATGTGATCCATTTATGACATAAAGACATTGCATTACAAAGGCGTAGATCCTCATGTGATCGATCTATGACACAAAGACATTGCATTACAAAGGCATAGACTCTCTGTGATCCATCTATGTCACAAAGCCGTTGCAGAGTAAGACATAATCTGACACGCTTACAATGCATGCTTACAAAACCTCACTTGTGCATTAAGAATATATAAAGCTGTTACATTAGAGAGCTAAACAGACCTGATATGAAGAGAAATTGAGTCCTTTCAACACAGCATCATCTGTGACGCCACAATATATCGTTCCACCAATGCCAGTATTCAGGAAGCCATTGATGGCCCTGCAAACCAGTCAAACGATAAGCTCTCAGCTGATACTGACAAGTAAAGGAGTTTACAACACCTCAGCAGACTATATTTCTTTACATACTTGGATATAGCTGACCGAGAACCGAACTTCTGTGAAGTAGGAGGAACTTCACCCAGGATTATATTTCTATGCCCTTTAAACTCATGACATATGTCCTCATCGTATGGCAACACCTGGTTGTAGATGTAGTACCTGAAGGAATCATGGCTAGAGTGATTTAGTTGCTTATGCATCAGCAATGGATGAAGTGTCGATAAAGAAGTGATAGCATGTGGCTACAGAGAGTAACATGAGAGCAGCATATAAAGTAGGACTGACGATGATGTGATATGAGCAAATACAAGTGGTAACATTGATGTGATCACATATGATACAAGACAGCTGCTGATATAAAATTTGAGACAAA from Watersipora subatra chromosome 2, tzWatSuba1.1, whole genome shotgun sequence encodes:
- the LOC137386739 gene encoding schlafen-like protein 2, translating into MLDDSKSRYYIYNQVLPYDEDICHEFKGHRNIILGEVPPTSQKFGSRSAISKAINGFLNTGIGGTIYCGVTDDAVLKGLNFSSYQMDHMRVSVQDALDHYKPAVPAHRWKLEFVPLLEEAPSPETLQHVQLIGQKYDPKQRQRSHVIGTHQFCWCDKDAIAAFNNGTIYLDYVAEIIIHPWCPTNQLDAAMVGTKTKVHPLHEAEDGKIYIRNNASVQTVSLQDVIELTKSQVGKLLHPSHRVVAGASPRS